In the genome of Polaromonas vacuolata, the window GGCCATGCGCGGTTTACAAAAATGGCGCAGGCATCCAAGGCTAGTTTGCGTGTGCGGCCAGTCGATTTCGGTCGTGTCTTTCCCATCTCTGGTGGCCTGCCTTTGGGCAAACGCGCACCGCAGCGCCAAGCCTATCGACTGCTAGAGATGCAACGCTTTTCTGAGCAGCTCGCTGTGCCTATGAATTTGCAACCGGACTTTTTCCCGGTTCAAAGCGATGCCGCTGCGCGCTTGATTATTGCCGTTGATTTGCATGACGGCGCGTCAGCGGCGATGCAAATTAGCGCGGCTTTGTTTTCTGCCGTTTGGGTTCAGCAGCGCAATATTGCCGATGCAATAGTTCTGGCTGAATTGTTAGCCGATGTCCAAGCGCAATACGACGCCAATACCGACGCGGCTATCGCCGCCGGTGTGTTTGGTGCACCCAGTTATGTGCTCGATGGTGAGCTGTTCTGGGGTCAAGACAGGCTTGATTTTGTTGCCCGGCGTTTGAATGCGGGCGACTAATTTTTTTGGTTTTTTGGTTTTTTAATTTTTTTCAACAGGAGATTTTTTCATGGGTAATTTTGTAGAACTCAAGTCCGCAGACGGTTTCGTTTTTCCGGCTTATGTGGCTCAAGCAGCAGGCGCATCAAAAGGCGCAGTCGTGGTGCTGCAAGAAATTTTTGGTGTCAATTCACACATCCAACAAGTCAGCGATCGCTTGGCTGCACAGGGCTACTTGGTTGTAGCGCCGGCGACTTTTGAACGCGTTAAACCCGGCGTTGATCTGGGCTACACCGAAGCCGACATGCATGCCGGTATTGCACTGAAATCTGCTGTGGAGTCATTGCCAGCAAAAGGCGTGATGCCGGACATCCAAGCCGCCATTGATTACGCGGCTAAAACCAGCGGCGGCAAAGTCGCCATCATGGGTTTTTGCTGGGGCGGTTTGCTTACCTGGCGTTCGGCTTGCACCTTGACCGGTCTATCCGCTGCCGTGCCTTATTACGGCGGCGGCATGGTGGCACCGGCTGAAATTGCATTGCAACCAAAGTGCGCGGTGTTAGCGCATTTCAGCGACCGTGATCACTCGGTACCGATGGAAGGTGTGGAGGCTTTCAAAGCTGCGCAACCGCAGGTTCAAAGCTTTGTCTACAGCGCTGACCACGGTTTTAATTGTGATCACCGCGGTGCTTACGACGAGGCGGCGGCAACTGCGGCGCAGCAGCGCACATTGGCTTTCTTGGCTGAAAAACTGGCCTAATTTTTTAGTCTATTAGATGCTGGACCAGTCTGGTCCCGCATTAATGCCTTGGCCTAACGCTGGGCTTTTGCTAAGTATTGATTGCGCACAAATAGCAGCAATACAACCAAAACGATGAGCACCATTGCGGTAAACGTAACCCAAAAGCCTGCGGACGAATGGATCACTGGCATGAACTCAAAGTTCATACCGAAAAAACCGGTGATCAAATTGAGGGGTAAAAAAATGGCTGTTACCGCTGTGAGAGTTCGCATGATGTCGTTGGTGCGGTGGCTTTGCGCGCTAAAGTGCATTTGCACGGCGGTCTCTGCACTTTGCTCCATACGCCGCACATGGTGAACCACGCGTTCTATGTGTTCGAGCACATCGCGGGAGCGCACTTTTAGTAATTCGCGTTCGCGCCGACTGACTGGCGTATCGATGTCAGGCCATGTCTCGACTGAATCTATCCAGTCTTGCACTGCTGCACGTTGGTCTTCGCAGATCTCGTCGAGCTGGTGCAGCGCTAAGCGCGCATCCATGATGGCGTTCCAGTTGTTAAAGCGCGTGTTCGGGTTGAGCAGCTCGCTTTGCCAATGGTCCATCTGACGTGTGAGTTCGCGGCGTAATTCCAAGTAACCGTCGACCATTTGATTGACCACACGAAGCATTAAATCCGCCGGACTGCTGGGCAGCTTAACGCCGCTGGCGCGCGACTCGGCGCTGCTCGCATTGAGCAGGCGCAGCGCATAGGCATCGCGCACGCTGCATTCTGTGGGGTGGACGGTTAGCAGCAGATTGTCGAAGACGGCAAAGCCAACCGGGCTGGTGTCTATGCGCTTGAGCACCGGCGGGCCACCGCGTTTGCTGCGGGTATGCAGGGGCTGGCCGGGGCTGGCCATGTCGGCTTCAGATTGGCCGGCTGCGAGGCGACGAAACACCAGTACATCGTATTGCGAGGTGTAGTCGTAATGTGAAGGCAACTGGTTGTTGAGCAGGTCTGCGACATGCAAATCAAAGAGTTGCGTGCCGCATAGATTTTGCAGACAGGTTTGCATCTGCGACTGCAAAACCTCGAACTCCCGGCGTGCACAGGCAATCCAGACAAAGCCTTGCGGTGGGAGTTGCAGCGGCAACATATTAGTCTCGCTAATGAGATGACTATTGGCTGTGATGTGAAAAACGCGCATGTGTTTTTTGCTTTAGGCTTGGCGCAGTTTTCGTGCCGCGTCGATGGCGAAATAAGTCAGCACACCATCGGCACCGGCGCGTTTAAAAGCCAGCAAACTCTCCATCATCACTGCATCGTGGTCTAACCAGCCGTTGATGGCGGCGGCCTTTAGCATGGCGTATTCGCCGCTGACTTGGTAGGCAAAGGTGGGAATGCCGAATTCGTCTTTCACGCGCCGCACCACGTCGAGGTAAGGCATGCCGGGCTTGACCATCACCATGTCCGCGCCTTCGGCAATGTCCATCGCCACTTCGCGTAGTGCTTCGTCTGAGTTACCCGGATCCATTTGGTAGGCTTTTTTGTCGGCTTTTCCCAGTGTGGCGGCAGAGCCCACTGCATCTCTAAAAGGGCCGTAAAAGGCACTGGCGTATTTGGCGCTGTAGGCCATGATTCGGGTGTGTATGAATTTATTTTCTTCCAATGCGCGGCGAATCGCTGCGATGCGGCCATCCATCATGTCGCTGGGCGCGATGATGTCTACGCCGGCCTCGGCTTGGCACAGCGCTTGGCGTGTCAGCATGGCAACGGTTTCTTCGTTAAGGATGTAACCGTTTTCATCCGGTAGACCGTCTTGGCCGTGGGTGGTGAAGGGGTCTAGGGCGACGTCTGTCATCACGCCGAGTTCGGGAAATTGCTTTTTAAGCTCGCGCACAACCCGCGGTATTAAGCCGTCGGGATTGGTCGCTTCAACGCCGTCATACGTTTTGAGTGAAGCATCAATAACCGGAAATAAAGCCAGCACAGGAATGCCGAGTTCCACGCATTCGCGAGCCACTGGTAGCAACAAGTCCAAGCTCAGGCGTTCGACGCCGGGCATGGAGGCCACCGCTGCGCGCTGGTTTTGACCGTCGGTGACAAATACCGGGTAAATCAGGTCGTGTGCGCTGAGCGCATTTTCTCTAACCAAGTTGCGGGTGAAGCTGTCGCGGCGCAGGCGACGCGGACGGCCCATGGGGAAAGAAGCGAAGTTTGATGCATGTATGGTCATTCCTAAATTGTGACAAGCTTTGAAGTCAGCAGAAATTATTCGTGTGCATGGCCTTTTTGGTTTGGTTAATGGCTTTCAGCGACAGGCTCAACTTGATATAAAACCAAAGGCTTCACAATCTCGCGGCGCTGAATTTGAAAAATGCCAATACTTGATGATTTCAGTCAAATCAATTGCCAAGCTTTAAGCGCTATGGAAGAATTCGTTCGTGCATCGGTCTACGGCTTTTGCATCCCGCTTTTCCTCCCTGAGCGGGGCCTTTGCGTGTGACAGCAAAAAGGCTTACAAGCCCGGCTGACTTCGCGTTAGCCGGGCATTTTTTTGCTTATCTTCCAACTGCGTAGCAGTCCTCTACACTCGAGCAATGCTCTGGGTTAAATCACTTCACATCGTTTTTATTGCCAGCTGGTTTGCTGGTCTTCTTTACCTGCCTCGTATTTTTGTGAACCTAGCCATGGTCTCGCCAAGCAGCGTGGCTGAGCGTGACCGTTTGCTCTTAATGGCGCGTAAACTGCTGCGCTTTACTACCTTGTTGGCCTATCCTGCGCTGGCTTTCGGCCTTTGGCTTTGGCTTGGTTACGGTATCGGTCGTGGACCGGGTAATGGTTGGATGCACGCCAAGTTGGCGGCTGTGCTACTGGCGCTGGCCTACCATTTTTATTGCGCGCAATTGCTCAAAGACTTCATCGCCAACCGTAATCAGCGCGGTCATGTCTGGTTTCGCTGGTTTAACGAGGCGCCGGTGGTGTTGCTGCTAATCATTGTGGTGTTGGTGGTCGTTAAGCCCTTTTAGCTTGGGCTAGGACGGTGGCTAGATTGTCAGACGAAAACATTTCTACTCCGCTCGCCCCCGTATCGGCTCATTCGGCCGAGCAGGGAAGTACGGCTTTTTTGTTGGCGCTGTTTTGTATTGGCGTGATTGTTTATGCCAGTCTTTATCCGTTCAACGAGTGGCGTGACCAAGGCATTTCTCCGCTGCATTTTTTGTTCGCTGCGCTGCCCAAATACTGGACTGGCTTTGATGTGGGGATCAACATCTTGGGCTATGCGCCGCTGGGCTTTTTGTTAGCGCTTTTTTTCATGCGCCGCTTTGCTTGGCCAGTCAGCTTGGCGTTGCTCACGGGCGGTTTGCTCTCGCTTTGCATGGAGTCATTGCAAAGTTATTTGCCGTCACGCGTTCCCTCAAATGTGGACTTAATGCTCAATACGCTAGGCGCTTGGTTGGGCGGCTGCTGTGCTTGGCTGCTGCAAAAAACCGGTGTGCTCGATCAATTGAAGCGTTTTCGTGCGCGCTGGTTTTCGTTTGATGCGCGTGGCGCTTTGGTGCTGCTTGTGCTCTGGCCGGTGGCTTTGCTGTTTCCCGCACCCGTGCCGCTGGGTTTAGGTCAGGTTTTTGAACGCCTTGAAGTTGCCGTCGCTGAATTTTTAGAAGACACACCTTTTTTAGTTTGGATGCCCATGCGCAACCTTGATCTGCGGCCGTTAGTGCCTGGTGTTGAGTTGTTGTGTGTGGCCTTGGGTGCCCTGATTCCCTGCTTGCTGGCCTACAGCGTCATCACCACGGTTCGTCAACGTGCGGCTTTTGCGTTGTTGATGTTGTGTGCCGGTCTAGCGGCGTCCGGCCTGTCCGCCGCGCTGAGTTTCGGTCCGACGCACGCTTGGGCTTGGTTGGATTTACCGGTTCAAATTGGGTTCGGTTTGTCGCTGTTGCTGGCGTTGTTGGCTTTGCGCTTGTCTCGGCGAATGGCCGTAGCAATTGCACTGCTGGCGCTGGTGACGCATTTGGCCTTGCTGAATCAGGCACCCGCCAGCGCCTACTTCGCACAAACACTGCAAACTTGGGAGCAAGGCCGTTTCATACGCTTTAACGGATTGGCGCAGTGGCTGGGTTGGGCCTGGCCTTTTCTTGCCTTACTCTATCTGTTGGCGCGGCTCTCGCGGCGCGGTAGTGCGCGTTGACTTGGGTTTATCAACGCGCAAATTGATGTGTGTATGTTGTGCGCCGCGCCGATTGACTCGGCCTTCACCGCGGCTTTACAAGCGTCAGTAAAATCAAGCCATGACTTTAATCAGCGCCACTAGCGTTCCAACCAACATTTCAAGTACGCCCGCGAACGAGCCGACCTCGTATTACGAGCGACATATTTTCTTCTGTCTGAACCAGCGCAAACCCGGCGAAGAATGCTGCTCTGGCCAAGCTGCGCAGCAGGCTTTTGACCGCTGCAAGCAGCAGGTCAAACTCGCTGGCTTGTCAGGCCCAGGCCAAGTCAGGGTTAATAAAGCCGGCTGCCTTGACCGCTGCGCCGCTGGACCGGTGGCGGTGGTTTATCCCGAGGCGGTTTGGTATAGCTATGTGGACGAGGCCGACATCGATGAGATCGTCGAGTCGCATTTGAAAAATGGTCAGGTCGTCGAACGCTTGCTCACACCGCCGCATCTTGGTCGTTAACCAAGCCTAATGGCTTAGTAGCGCAATAGCGCTCAAGCTTGCGCTGTTTTTCGGCTTTTTAGCGTCGCTTCAACGTGGCTTCAACGTGCTTTAACGCACGCAGTTTTAAATTTGCGACATTCACACTCACTTGCCTAAAGGTCTACTTTTGAACGCTCAGACCCAAAAACTTGTCATTCCCGGCGCTGCTGGCGCGATAGAAGCGGCACTCGATTTACCGCCTGCAGGCCAGATTAATCGCGGCGTGGCGGTGATTGCCCATCCGCACCCTCTTTTTAGCGGCAGCATGGACAACAAGGTGGTGCAGACGCTGGCACGCGCTTTTGCCCAATCCGGCTGGACCGCTGTGCGCTTTAATTTTCGCGGTGTAGGTGGCTCTGCTGGTGAGCATGACGAGGGCCGCGGCGAATGCGAAGACCTGCTGGCAGTCGTTAATCATGTCGCTCCTGCAGGCGCTCTGTGTCTGGCTGGTTTTTCGTTCGGCGCTTTTGTAACCACACATGCATTTGCAAGCCTGCTCGCTGTGCGTGAGATTGAAAAACTGGTACTGGTTGGCACCAGCGTTAGCCGCGCGCCAGCCGCTGCAATTGATGCTGCTGCACACCTCAAAACTTTGGTGTTGCATGGCGAGCAAGATGATGTCGTGGCCTTGTCTGCTGTGCTCGATTGGGCTAGGCCACAGGCACTTCCTGTTACGGTTGTACCCGGTTGTGGACACTTCTTTCATGGACAATTGCCCTTGCTGAAGAATTTGGTGCTGCGCCACTTGGCCGTGCCTTCTGCGACCTCTTAGTTTTCGTTCTGGTTTTTGTTTTATTTCCTTTTTTGAGTCACTGGACACCCCCTCCATGCATCGCTTTTCCAAGACTGTTGTCAGCCTTTTTATTATTTCCTTTTCCGCTTTGTCGCCCAGCGCTTTCGCGCAAGCACCGCAACCGCCTGAGATCGCTGCCAAGTCTTATCTGCTGATAGACGTGACCGCCAACCAGATACTGGCCGCTAAAGACATCGATTCTCAAATGGAGCCAGCATCGCTGACTAAACTCATGACGGAGTATTTGGTGTTTGATGCCCTCAGGTCTAAGAAAATTGATCTGAAGCAAACGCTGCCAGTGAGCGAGCGAGCCTGGAAAATGCCTGGCTCGCGGATGTTTATAGACCCCAAAATGCAGGTGCCGGTTGAAGACCTGATCAAGGGCATGGTGGTGCAGTCGGGTAACGATGCGACCATGGCACTGGCCGAGGGCGTAGGCGGCACTGAAGCGCGTTTTGTGGAAATGATGAATGAGCAGGCCAAACGCTTGGGCATGAATTCAACCGCGTATAAAAATCCCGAGGGTTTGACCGAAACCGGCCACTCCACGACGGCACGCGACCTGAGCGTTTTGTCAATTCAC includes:
- a CDS encoding VanZ family protein, which produces MSTPLAPVSAHSAEQGSTAFLLALFCIGVIVYASLYPFNEWRDQGISPLHFLFAALPKYWTGFDVGINILGYAPLGFLLALFFMRRFAWPVSLALLTGGLLSLCMESLQSYLPSRVPSNVDLMLNTLGAWLGGCCAWLLQKTGVLDQLKRFRARWFSFDARGALVLLVLWPVALLFPAPVPLGLGQVFERLEVAVAEFLEDTPFLVWMPMRNLDLRPLVPGVELLCVALGALIPCLLAYSVITTVRQRAAFALLMLCAGLAASGLSAALSFGPTHAWAWLDLPVQIGFGLSLLLALLALRLSRRMAVAIALLALVTHLALLNQAPASAYFAQTLQTWEQGRFIRFNGLAQWLGWAWPFLALLYLLARLSRRGSAR
- the hemB gene encoding porphobilinogen synthase gives rise to the protein MTIHASNFASFPMGRPRRLRRDSFTRNLVRENALSAHDLIYPVFVTDGQNQRAAVASMPGVERLSLDLLLPVARECVELGIPVLALFPVIDASLKTYDGVEATNPDGLIPRVVRELKKQFPELGVMTDVALDPFTTHGQDGLPDENGYILNEETVAMLTRQALCQAEAGVDIIAPSDMMDGRIAAIRRALEENKFIHTRIMAYSAKYASAFYGPFRDAVGSAATLGKADKKAYQMDPGNSDEALREVAMDIAEGADMVMVKPGMPYLDVVRRVKDEFGIPTFAYQVSGEYAMLKAAAINGWLDHDAVMMESLLAFKRAGADGVLTYFAIDAARKLRQA
- a CDS encoding CopD family protein, whose translation is MLWVKSLHIVFIASWFAGLLYLPRIFVNLAMVSPSSVAERDRLLLMARKLLRFTTLLAYPALAFGLWLWLGYGIGRGPGNGWMHAKLAAVLLALAYHFYCAQLLKDFIANRNQRGHVWFRWFNEAPVVLLLIIVVLVVVKPF
- a CDS encoding 2-hydroxychromene-2-carboxylate isomerase — translated: MITSIDYYFTPQSPWAYFGHARFTKMAQASKASLRVRPVDFGRVFPISGGLPLGKRAPQRQAYRLLEMQRFSEQLAVPMNLQPDFFPVQSDAAARLIIAVDLHDGASAAMQISAALFSAVWVQQRNIADAIVLAELLADVQAQYDANTDAAIAAGVFGAPSYVLDGELFWGQDRLDFVARRLNAGD
- a CDS encoding alpha/beta hydrolase, with amino-acid sequence MNAQTQKLVIPGAAGAIEAALDLPPAGQINRGVAVIAHPHPLFSGSMDNKVVQTLARAFAQSGWTAVRFNFRGVGGSAGEHDEGRGECEDLLAVVNHVAPAGALCLAGFSFGAFVTTHAFASLLAVREIEKLVLVGTSVSRAPAAAIDAAAHLKTLVLHGEQDDVVALSAVLDWARPQALPVTVVPGCGHFFHGQLPLLKNLVLRHLAVPSATS
- a CDS encoding (2Fe-2S) ferredoxin domain-containing protein yields the protein MTLISATSVPTNISSTPANEPTSYYERHIFFCLNQRKPGEECCSGQAAQQAFDRCKQQVKLAGLSGPGQVRVNKAGCLDRCAAGPVAVVYPEAVWYSYVDEADIDEIVESHLKNGQVVERLLTPPHLGR
- a CDS encoding dienelactone hydrolase family protein, which translates into the protein MGNFVELKSADGFVFPAYVAQAAGASKGAVVVLQEIFGVNSHIQQVSDRLAAQGYLVVAPATFERVKPGVDLGYTEADMHAGIALKSAVESLPAKGVMPDIQAAIDYAAKTSGGKVAIMGFCWGGLLTWRSACTLTGLSAAVPYYGGGMVAPAEIALQPKCAVLAHFSDRDHSVPMEGVEAFKAAQPQVQSFVYSADHGFNCDHRGAYDEAAATAAQQRTLAFLAEKLA
- a CDS encoding magnesium transporter CorA family protein, translating into MRVFHITANSHLISETNMLPLQLPPQGFVWIACARREFEVLQSQMQTCLQNLCGTQLFDLHVADLLNNQLPSHYDYTSQYDVLVFRRLAAGQSEADMASPGQPLHTRSKRGGPPVLKRIDTSPVGFAVFDNLLLTVHPTECSVRDAYALRLLNASSAESRASGVKLPSSPADLMLRVVNQMVDGYLELRRELTRQMDHWQSELLNPNTRFNNWNAIMDARLALHQLDEICEDQRAAVQDWIDSVETWPDIDTPVSRRERELLKVRSRDVLEHIERVVHHVRRMEQSAETAVQMHFSAQSHRTNDIMRTLTAVTAIFLPLNLITGFFGMNFEFMPVIHSSAGFWVTFTAMVLIVLVVLLLFVRNQYLAKAQR